ATCTTGCAACTTTCCTCTATCAGGAAGCAAGTCCTTCAACTAGAGACAGCCAAGAGAAGGTTTTAAATCATCTGGAACAGTTGGGCTTTGTTGTCAATCCTAGACGCCTATTAGCGCACAGCATGGATGAGGTTTGGGAGTTTATCCAAGAAGTCGGTCAAGAAAGAGACCAATTGCCTTATGATATCGACGGTGTCGTGATTAAGGTCAACGACCTAGCTGGTCAAGAGCAACTTGGTTTTACAGTTAAAGCACCTAAGTGGGCAGTCGCTTATAAGTTCCCTGCAGAAGAAAAAGAAGCAAAACTGCTTTCTGTTGACTGGACAGTAGGACGAACTGGTGTCGTAACTCCGACTGCCAATCTTACTCCGGTGCAATTGGCAGGTACAACAGTTAGTCGTGCAACGCTTCATAATGTTGACTATATCGCTGAAAAGGATATCCGCAAGGATGATACTGTCGTCGTTTATAAGGCGGGAGACATCATTCCTGCTGTTTTACGTGTCGTAGAATCAAAGCGTGTGTCTGAGGAGAAACTAGATATCCCAACAAACTGTCCAAGTTGTGACAGTAAGCTTTTGCATTTTGAAGATGAGGTGGCTCTTCGTTGCATCAATCCTCGATGTCCTGCTCAGATTAAGGAAGGCTTGATTCACTTTGCATCTCGTGACGCCATGAATATTGCTGGTCTTGGACCATCTATCGTCGAGAAACTATTTGCTGCCGATTTGGTTAAAGATGTTGCGGATATTTATCGTTTAACTGTAGAAGATTTGCTCTTGCTAGATGGCATTAAGGATAAATCGGCTCAAAAACTTTATCAAGCTATCCAATCATCTAAGGAAAATTCTGCAGAAAAACTCTTATTTGGTTTAGGGATTCGTCATGTTGGTAGCAAGGCAAGTCAACTACTCTTACAACATTTCCATTCGATCGAATCACTTGCTCAAGCAAATCCTGAAGAAGTAGCAAGTATCGAAAGTCTAGGGAGTGTTATTGCTCAAAGTCTTCAATCCTATTTTGAGTCTGAGGGTGCTCAACTACTTTTAAGAGAATTAAAAGAATTAGATGTTAATCTAGATTATAAAGGACAGATCGTTGCGGCAGATGCAGCCTTATCTGGTCTGACTGTTGTACTGACAGGAAAGCTAGAGCGTTTAAATCGTTCAGAAGCTAAAAATAAACTAGAAAGTTTAGGTGCCAAGGTAACTGGCAGCGTATCGAAAAAGACCGATCTTGTGGTAGCAGGAGCAGATGCAGGGAGCAAACTCCAGAAAGCGCAGGAATTGGGAATCGAGATTCGAGACGAAGCTTGGCTTGAAAGTTTGTAAGGAATACACAGTCTAGAATACTCATCTATCATTTCTTGCTTCTATCCAATTATTATAATCAAGAAATGCTACTATATAAATTTAACAATTAGAAATTAGGAAAAAACATGTATCATTATCCTGTACTTATTCATTATCATCGTAAAGATGACGCTTATAAGGCATGCAGTTTCAATAAGAATCCTCTAGATTCAGTAGAGTTTATCAAAGAAGAAGAATACTTTGGAGAAAAATTTTCATTTACTCAACTAAGTGAAACACCTCTCGAACAAATGCTGTTTACAGTTGAAAAAAATGGAGTCAGCAAAGAATATCCTATCCGATTCAATCATTATCCACTCTTAACAGAGGTTTGGATTTTAGATGGGGATGATACCGTGTATTATTCTGAAAATCCAGCTATCGCAAGTCCACACTATAAAGATCAAAATCCATTTGCTTTTGATAAAGCGATTAACAGTGCTAGTTTTGACCATCACTGGGGTTACCAAGGAGAATTAGGGTGTCAGGTTTCCGAAAAAGAAACCAGCTTTAAACTATGGTCCCCAACAGCAACCACTGTACAAGTTATAGTGTATGAATCTGCAAGTAATGATGCTCCGATTTTAAGAACTTATGAGATGGAGCGAGGGAATAGCTATTCATACAGTCATAAATATAATACCATTGGTGTCTGGAGTCTTACAGTTCCAGAAAATCTTGCAGGACGAGCTTATCAATACCAGATAGAATTTCCACATCATCAATCAGTAACTCGAGATCCATATACGACTGCAACAAGTCCAGACGGCAAACGTTCAGCAATCCTTTCTGAAGAAGAATGCCAAGTTGATGGGTTTGAAGTTAAGAATGGAACTGAAGCAACATGGCGTTTAGAA
The window above is part of the Streptococcus sp. Marseille-Q6470 genome. Proteins encoded here:
- the ligA gene encoding NAD-dependent DNA ligase LigA, which codes for MNERMKELVELLNRYATEYYTSDNPSVSDSEYDRLYRELVELEKAHPDQVLPESPTHRVGGKILDGFEKYSHQYPLYSLQDAFSREELDAFDARVRKELDDVTYICELKIDGLSISLTYEQGLFVAGATRGDGSIGENITENLKRVKDIPLSLPEKLDITVRGECYMPRASFDQVNQSRQENGEPEFANPRNAAAGTLRQLDTAVVAKRNLATFLYQEASPSTRDSQEKVLNHLEQLGFVVNPRRLLAHSMDEVWEFIQEVGQERDQLPYDIDGVVIKVNDLAGQEQLGFTVKAPKWAVAYKFPAEEKEAKLLSVDWTVGRTGVVTPTANLTPVQLAGTTVSRATLHNVDYIAEKDIRKDDTVVVYKAGDIIPAVLRVVESKRVSEEKLDIPTNCPSCDSKLLHFEDEVALRCINPRCPAQIKEGLIHFASRDAMNIAGLGPSIVEKLFAADLVKDVADIYRLTVEDLLLLDGIKDKSAQKLYQAIQSSKENSAEKLLFGLGIRHVGSKASQLLLQHFHSIESLAQANPEEVASIESLGSVIAQSLQSYFESEGAQLLLRELKELDVNLDYKGQIVAADAALSGLTVVLTGKLERLNRSEAKNKLESLGAKVTGSVSKKTDLVVAGADAGSKLQKAQELGIEIRDEAWLESL